The following are from one region of the Amedibacterium intestinale genome:
- a CDS encoding ATP-dependent DNA helicase, with protein sequence MYYALKCKEYQSLFLDKQAFEKVKTQYPHANCKTFSSAKEGLDWIHDKNENIPSIQKQTKKKTSLNYEALSLQQKETIEGTCRLFHKGKNVITIYGAAGTGKTTIVKFIMKKLKISNKQLLFTTFTGRASLMLRKKGIDAKTIHSTFYTCFKNKNGKFRFRLKDELHGSFKLIVIDEISMVGKRLFDDILSFDIPVLCLGDPYQLQPVMDDRVDLKPDFLLTDIFRQGKDSNIISFATQIRETGSWKGNYHELDLLCMPARRASVQDYLQADQVLCGTNKMRKKINAGMRKHLGFTHPIPEKGDKLISLDNHWDVLDEDLQEFALVNGMIFTVDEIYKIHLDKNVFYNQYMDVRLKADGFDEIYFQTRINLCPFLEINTEMEEEVDGLRDFLATAHHFDFGYAITIHKAQGSEWDHVLVYGNFWGKEKKEMAYTAATRASKKLVWLQTND encoded by the coding sequence ATGTATTATGCTTTAAAATGTAAAGAATATCAAAGCCTTTTTTTAGATAAACAAGCCTTTGAAAAAGTAAAAACACAATATCCTCATGCAAACTGTAAAACTTTTTCTAGCGCAAAAGAAGGTTTAGATTGGATTCATGACAAAAATGAAAACATACCTTCTATACAAAAACAAACAAAGAAAAAAACATCTTTAAACTATGAAGCTCTATCTCTTCAACAAAAAGAAACAATTGAAGGTACCTGTCGACTATTTCATAAAGGAAAAAACGTAATTACAATTTATGGTGCGGCAGGGACTGGAAAAACAACCATTGTTAAGTTTATTATGAAAAAATTAAAAATATCCAATAAACAATTATTATTTACAACCTTTACTGGCAGAGCCTCGTTAATGCTTCGAAAAAAAGGAATTGATGCCAAAACGATTCACTCTACATTTTATACCTGCTTTAAGAATAAAAATGGAAAGTTTCGTTTTCGATTAAAAGATGAATTGCATGGTTCTTTTAAATTAATTGTTATTGATGAAATTAGTATGGTTGGGAAACGCTTATTTGATGATATTTTATCTTTTGATATCCCAGTCTTATGTTTAGGAGATCCTTATCAGTTACAGCCAGTTATGGATGATCGTGTTGATTTAAAACCTGATTTTCTTCTTACAGACATATTTCGTCAAGGAAAAGATAGTAACATTATCTCTTTTGCGACACAAATTCGTGAAACGGGAAGCTGGAAAGGAAATTATCACGAATTAGATTTGCTTTGTATGCCTGCACGAAGAGCAAGCGTACAAGATTATTTACAAGCAGATCAAGTATTATGCGGTACAAATAAAATGCGTAAGAAAATCAATGCAGGTATGCGCAAGCATTTAGGCTTTACACATCCCATCCCGGAAAAAGGAGATAAACTTATTAGTTTAGATAATCATTGGGATGTCCTTGATGAAGATCTACAGGAGTTTGCCTTAGTCAATGGTATGATTTTTACTGTTGATGAAATTTATAAAATTCATTTAGACAAGAATGTATTTTATAATCAATATATGGATGTTCGCTTAAAAGCGGATGGATTTGATGAAATCTATTTCCAAACTAGAATTAATCTTTGTCCATTTCTTGAAATCAACACAGAAATGGAAGAAGAAGTTGATGGATTAAGAGATTTTCTAGCTACTGCACATCATTTTGATTTTGGATATGCGATTACCATTCATAAAGCACAAGGATCTGAATGGGATCATGTACTTGTTTATGGTAATTTTTGGGGAAAAGAGAAAAAAGAAATGGCATATACAGCCGCTACAAGAGCATCAAAAAAATTAGTTTGGCTTCAAACAAACGACTAA
- a CDS encoding Rpn family recombination-promoting nuclease/putative transposase — protein sequence MSNLDILSRDFWKDNRRFADLFNTVLYDGKQVILPEKLMEADSNLSGSIQTKKKEDVFVERRADLIRKFAGDSEYAIFLLENQSHIHYGMPLRVMMYDALGYREECAKKKRENKKNAVYANRDEFLSGMRKEERIHPVFTLVVYYGEKPWDGPRRLKDMMVDMPKWMEKSFNDYPMNLLEIRSSEHTFQNEDVSRLVYMIQHIYRKQIEEMKKECADVYVKKDVIKLAGVITENEEIIRYAEEHKEEEVLNMCEATKQWEEEIGRRNTNNIINMMGVRKEGEESLAPEEAIERLKTEGEAKGKAKGILEGRENEKIEIAEKMKAEGFDNALIEKLTGILLH from the coding sequence ATGTCAAATCTGGATATTTTATCCAGGGATTTCTGGAAGGACAACAGGCGTTTTGCGGATTTATTCAACACGGTCTTATACGATGGAAAACAGGTCATTCTTCCTGAAAAACTGATGGAGGCAGACAGCAATCTGTCAGGAAGCATTCAGACAAAAAAGAAGGAAGATGTCTTTGTTGAAAGAAGGGCAGATCTAATTAGAAAGTTTGCAGGGGACAGTGAATATGCGATCTTCCTGCTGGAAAATCAAAGCCATATCCACTATGGGATGCCTTTGCGGGTAATGATGTATGATGCCTTAGGGTATCGTGAAGAATGTGCAAAGAAGAAAAGAGAAAACAAAAAGAATGCAGTTTATGCAAACAGGGATGAATTCCTGTCAGGAATGCGAAAAGAAGAGAGAATCCATCCTGTATTTACTCTGGTGGTATACTATGGAGAAAAGCCATGGGATGGACCAAGAAGACTGAAGGATATGATGGTGGATATGCCAAAATGGATGGAGAAAAGCTTCAATGACTATCCGATGAACCTGCTGGAAATACGGTCAAGTGAACATACATTTCAAAACGAGGATGTAAGCAGGCTTGTCTATATGATCCAGCACATCTACAGAAAGCAGATAGAAGAGATGAAAAAAGAATGTGCAGATGTGTATGTAAAAAAAGATGTCATAAAGTTGGCAGGAGTCATAACAGAAAATGAAGAAATCATAAGGTATGCGGAAGAACATAAAGAAGAGGAGGTACTAAATATGTGTGAAGCAACGAAACAGTGGGAAGAGGAAATTGGAAGAAGAAACACAAACAATATCATCAACATGATGGGAGTAAGGAAAGAAGGAGAAGAAAGCCTTGCACCTGAAGAAGCAATTGAAAGATTAAAAACAGAAGGAGAAGCAAAAGGAAAAGCTAAAGGTATTCTTGAAGGAAGGGAAAATGAAAAAATAGAAATAGCAGAGAAAATGAAGGCAGAAGGATTTGACAATGCTCTGATTGAAAAACTAACAGGAATTCTTTTACATTAA
- a CDS encoding ABC transporter ATP-binding protein, giving the protein MRVQKNRRVKADQETMKVLGRLIGYVLKNYRFACIFVLLFIIISSLASVTSSLFLKSLIDDYITPILVSEGAADFTPLFIALCKMAAIYGVGVLSTYLYARILINVAQGTMKRIRDDLFSHMEKLPIRYFDTNPHGDIMSVYTNDTDTLRQVISQSIPQFLASLITVVSVFISMCVLSLYLTFIVVIMLIVMKVAMSKIAGQSGVYFTKQQQNLGKVNGYIEEMMNGQKVIKVFTHEEETKQGFDKVNEELFESAYQANKYANILMPVMGNLGNISYVLTALVGGLVAIHGIGGLTLGGLASFLQLNRSFTMPITQISQQLNFVIMAAAGAKRIFALMDEECEVDEGIVTLVKIKEENGTFVESETDDARWAWKHPRQDGKAVYVPLVGNVIFDNVNFGYTDKKQILYDINLFADQGQKVAFVGATGAGKTTITNLINRFYDIQSGTITYDGIDIKLIKKDDLRRSLGIVLQDTHLFTGTIRDNIRYGKADASDEEVIAAAKLANAHGFIRHLENGYDTIISGDGASLSQGQRQLLSIARAALANSPVLILDEATSSIDSHTEKIVQDGMDKLMKGRTVFVIAHRLSTIRNSDVIMVMDQGHIIERGNHEKLMKEKGTYYQLYTGGLELD; this is encoded by the coding sequence ATGAGAGTACAAAAAAATCGCAGAGTAAAAGCCGATCAGGAGACGATGAAGGTACTTGGGCGATTGATTGGTTATGTTCTTAAAAATTATCGCTTCGCATGTATCTTTGTGTTGCTGTTTATTATTATTAGTTCATTGGCTTCTGTTACCAGTTCTTTGTTTTTAAAAAGTTTGATTGATGACTATATTACCCCTATCTTAGTAAGTGAGGGTGCAGCAGATTTTACTCCTTTATTTATTGCACTATGTAAAATGGCAGCTATTTATGGAGTAGGCGTTTTATCTACCTATTTATATGCACGTATTCTTATCAATGTGGCACAGGGGACAATGAAGCGTATTCGTGATGATTTGTTTTCTCACATGGAGAAACTTCCAATTCGCTATTTTGATACAAATCCGCATGGAGATATCATGTCTGTGTATACCAATGATACCGATACCTTAAGACAAGTTATTTCACAAAGTATTCCACAGTTTCTGGCATCTTTGATTACGGTTGTCAGTGTCTTTATTTCCATGTGCGTATTAAGTTTGTATTTAACTTTCATTGTTGTTATTATGCTTATCGTTATGAAGGTAGCTATGAGTAAAATTGCTGGACAAAGTGGTGTTTATTTTACCAAACAGCAGCAAAACCTTGGGAAAGTAAATGGCTATATTGAAGAAATGATGAATGGACAAAAAGTAATTAAAGTATTTACACATGAAGAAGAAACAAAGCAAGGGTTTGATAAAGTAAATGAAGAATTGTTTGAAAGTGCATATCAGGCAAATAAGTATGCCAATATCTTAATGCCGGTTATGGGGAATTTAGGAAATATATCCTATGTACTTACCGCTTTGGTTGGAGGACTTGTCGCAATTCATGGTATAGGTGGATTAACGCTTGGAGGACTAGCTAGTTTCTTGCAGTTAAATCGTTCCTTTACGATGCCAATTACACAGATATCTCAGCAGTTAAACTTCGTTATCATGGCAGCAGCAGGGGCAAAACGTATTTTTGCGTTAATGGACGAAGAGTGTGAAGTAGATGAAGGAATTGTTACCTTAGTCAAAATAAAAGAAGAAAATGGAACGTTTGTAGAAAGTGAAACAGATGATGCAAGATGGGCATGGAAGCATCCTCGTCAAGATGGGAAAGCAGTTTATGTACCATTAGTTGGAAATGTTATCTTTGATAATGTTAACTTTGGGTATACAGATAAGAAACAGATATTATATGATATTAATCTATTTGCTGATCAGGGACAGAAAGTTGCGTTTGTTGGGGCAACTGGTGCTGGGAAAACAACGATTACGAATCTGATTAATCGCTTCTATGATATTCAAAGCGGAACAATTACGTATGATGGCATAGATATTAAGCTGATAAAAAAAGATGATCTGCGTCGCTCTTTGGGTATTGTTTTACAGGATACACATTTATTTACAGGAACAATTCGTGATAATATTCGTTATGGAAAGGCGGATGCCAGTGATGAGGAAGTTATTGCGGCCGCTAAACTAGCAAATGCCCATGGTTTTATTCGTCACTTAGAAAATGGTTATGATACGATCATTAGTGGAGATGGGGCTTCTTTATCACAGGGACAAAGACAGCTGTTATCAATTGCCAGAGCTGCACTCGCCAACTCACCTGTACTGATTTTAGATGAAGCAACTTCTTCTATTGATTCTCATACTGAAAAAATAGTACAGGATGGAATGGATAAATTGATGAAAGGACGTACCGTATTTGTTATTGCACACCGTTTATCAACGATTCGAAATTCAGATGTTATCATGGTTATGGATCAGGGACATATTATTGAACGTGGAAATCATGAAAAACTGATGAAGGAAAAAGGTACATATTATCAGCTGTATACAGGTGGATTAGAATTGGATTAA
- a CDS encoding MarR family winged helix-turn-helix transcriptional regulator has protein sequence MEIRTSMLIKQLYFLHQQRLNKIFCEFDLTATQTFTLIYLFQSREAGRSVKQKDIEHKMEISNPTVTGILNRLEHKGLIQRVADEKDARVKHIVVTEKALELDCLLRQKFNEADKEMVASLNEEEEKQLQDMLMRMLHPSS, from the coding sequence ATGGAAATACGAACAAGTATGTTAATCAAACAGCTATATTTTCTTCATCAGCAGCGATTAAATAAAATTTTTTGTGAATTTGATTTAACTGCAACACAGACCTTTACTTTGATTTATTTATTTCAGTCAAGAGAAGCTGGGCGCAGTGTAAAGCAGAAAGATATTGAGCATAAAATGGAAATTTCAAATCCAACCGTAACAGGAATCTTAAATCGTCTAGAGCACAAAGGGTTAATTCAGCGTGTTGCGGATGAAAAAGATGCTCGAGTAAAACATATTGTTGTAACAGAAAAAGCATTGGAACTGGATTGTTTACTTCGACAAAAGTTTAATGAAGCGGATAAAGAAATGGTGGCATCCTTAAATGAAGAGGAAGAAAAACAACTCCAGGATATGTTGATGCGCATGCTGCACCCTTCTTCATGA
- a CDS encoding ABC transporter ATP-binding protein, with amino-acid sequence MIKRILKEVKEYKKTSFLAPLCMVGEVLLEISLPFLMSFIIDKGVEKGDMKQVLLYGSIMIAAAFGSLVFGALSGKYAAHASAGFAKNLRKAIFYNIQDFSFHNIDKYSTAGLVTRMTTDVTNVQNAYQMVLRMCVRAPLSLICAMAMTFFINAELSTVFLYAIVFLSIVLFIIIHFAHPIFLHVFNKYDELNASVQENITNVRVVKAYVKEKHEIEKFNKASYNIYKLFKKAENILIFNSPSMQISMYGCILAISWLGAKMIVGGSLTTGEMMSMITYTTTILMSLMMLSMIIVMLSMSLASVDRIGEVLNEKSDIVSPENALTSVEDGSIRFHHVDFAYSAKQKEPVLTDIDISIASGETIGILGGTGSGKTSFVSLIPRLYDVTKGELFVGGKNVKEYDLDVLRNQVSMVLQTNILFSGTIKENLRWGNPNASDEEMIKACKLAQADEFIRKFPDGYDTYIEQGGSNVSGGQRQRLCIARALLKKPKILILDDSTSAVDTKTDYLIRKAFREDIPEITKLIISQRISSIQDADRIIVMDDGKIDGIGTHEELLKTNQIYKEVYETQVKGGDEE; translated from the coding sequence ATGATTAAACGAATATTAAAAGAAGTTAAAGAATATAAGAAAACTTCCTTTCTTGCTCCGCTATGCATGGTAGGAGAAGTCTTGCTGGAAATTTCTTTGCCTTTTTTGATGTCTTTTATCATTGATAAAGGTGTTGAAAAAGGAGATATGAAGCAAGTACTTTTATATGGAAGTATTATGATTGCTGCTGCTTTTGGTTCCTTGGTTTTTGGAGCATTATCTGGAAAATATGCAGCTCATGCATCTGCAGGGTTCGCAAAAAATCTAAGAAAAGCAATATTTTACAATATACAGGATTTCTCTTTTCATAATATTGATAAATATTCCACTGCAGGACTTGTTACACGTATGACAACAGATGTTACGAATGTACAAAATGCATATCAGATGGTACTTCGTATGTGTGTACGTGCACCATTGTCTTTGATTTGTGCGATGGCAATGACATTTTTTATTAATGCAGAACTGTCAACTGTATTTTTATATGCAATTGTTTTTTTAAGTATTGTATTGTTTATTATCATACACTTTGCACATCCAATATTTTTACATGTTTTTAATAAATATGATGAATTAAACGCAAGTGTACAGGAAAACATTACCAATGTACGTGTTGTGAAAGCATATGTAAAGGAAAAGCATGAAATAGAAAAATTTAACAAGGCTTCTTATAATATTTATAAACTATTTAAAAAAGCAGAAAATATTTTGATTTTCAACTCTCCATCAATGCAAATCAGTATGTATGGATGTATTCTAGCGATTTCCTGGCTGGGAGCTAAGATGATTGTTGGAGGTTCATTGACAACCGGTGAAATGATGAGCATGATTACGTATACTACAACGATTTTAATGTCACTGATGATGCTTTCTATGATCATTGTTATGTTATCAATGTCTTTAGCTTCTGTAGATCGTATTGGGGAAGTATTAAATGAAAAAAGCGATATTGTATCACCTGAAAATGCTTTGACCAGTGTAGAAGATGGTTCTATTCGTTTTCATCATGTAGATTTTGCATATAGTGCGAAACAGAAAGAGCCTGTTTTAACGGATATCGATATTTCGATTGCTTCAGGAGAAACCATTGGTATTTTAGGTGGGACAGGAAGTGGAAAGACTTCTTTTGTATCTTTAATTCCACGTCTATATGATGTGACTAAAGGAGAATTGTTTGTTGGCGGGAAAAATGTAAAAGAATATGATTTAGATGTTTTGCGTAATCAGGTATCTATGGTTTTACAAACCAATATTTTATTCTCTGGAACAATCAAGGAAAATCTTCGCTGGGGGAATCCAAATGCCAGTGATGAAGAAATGATAAAAGCTTGTAAATTGGCACAGGCAGATGAATTTATTAGGAAATTTCCAGATGGATATGATACATATATTGAACAAGGTGGAAGCAATGTCTCTGGTGGACAGCGTCAAAGATTATGTATTGCCCGTGCCTTACTGAAAAAACCAAAAATCTTGATCTTAGATGATTCTACAAGTGCAGTTGATACCAAAACGGATTATTTAATTCGTAAAGCGTTTAGAGAAGATATTCCAGAAATCACAAAATTAATTATTTCTCAGCGTATTTCTTCTATTCAGGATGCTGATCGCATTATTGTTATGGATGATGGAAAAATTGATGGTATTGGAACACATGAGGAATTATTAAAAACAAATCAGATTTATAAAGAAGTATATGAAACACAGGTAAAAGGGGGCGATGAAGAATGA